A stretch of Coccidioides posadasii str. Silveira chromosome 2, complete sequence DNA encodes these proteins:
- a CDS encoding uncharacterized protein (EggNog:ENOG410PQKP~COG:S) has protein sequence MDLTSSLSSLNPSTASSSDSDQSKQSPANRSAFPLPGGSTTAETSNVQSQSYVPLPSVSLSPLSSITPLSSSTTESIPGLTALPQLVDESTAGAGGNQEVQPTGSKLEQKDFGSFSASADASLLSISGARPSSTELSSITSNSFPTPSTIGVLPRPVQPTISTAASTTTMPRPSAKPVAAPLKKIAPAPPKIEEVSDSTPGSVPKSGKQQNRTKKPTQKRSKKRKARTYDDDGDGIIKAGDSSSDESDEFTPIATQTKSGRQIHRPSVFAHQQGTAQSSAPGATGVTTKVSGRESPPRKKKKVRKGKEANITCEHCQRGHSPSGNPIVFCDDCNGGWHRFCHDPPIEVEVVNVKESQWFCRACRPVKAPSPITPVASTMQSKPVATATVYDTKFLESENLVGGSKFTRGEKLGYLARLSHAALVNLLIRISDESPELPIFPANVKDLRPSLFIAPSIANPSATTIKSSLQDTTTQTTPLSSVGTSITSQLSSEPPNQLQSSTPPTSDPDHPHASTAHNEGDHSEDEFVSEHRLYPKPGNGFLLPPDPVDLDMLLEDPDCPTFSHALHGPAKMRTEGAEHGAPMGVV, from the coding sequence ATGGACTTAACATCGTCCCTTTCCTCTCTCAATCCCAGTACCGCATCGTCATCAGACTCCGATCAATCGAAACAATCCCCGGCCAATCGATCCGCATTTCCCCTGCCTGGTGGATCTACCACAGCGGAAACGTCCAATGTTCAGTCGCAGTCATATGTGCCTCTTCCAAGTGTTTCCTTAAGTCCTCTCAGCTCTATTACACCTCTCTCGTCCTCGACAACTGAATCTATTCCGGGCCTGACAGCTCTGCCGCAACTTGTTGACGAGAGCACAGCAGGGGCCGGAGGGAACCAAGAAGTGCAGCCTACGGGTTCAAAATTGGAACAGAAAGACTTTGGCAGTTTTTCGGCCAGTGCAGATGCTAGCCTATTATCCATAAGTGGTGCTCGTCCATCCAGCACTGAATTATCATCAATAACTTCCAACTCCTTTCCCACACCTTCTACCATTGGGGTACTACCAAGGCCAGTGCAACCGACTATATCGACTGCAGCTAGTACCACGACAATGCCTCGTCCATCCGCGAAACCAGTTGCGGCACCATTGAAAAAAATTGCCCCCGCTCCTCCCAAGATAGAAGAGGTATCAGATAGCACCCCAGGATCTGTTCCGAAATCCGGTAAACAACAGAATCGCACCAAGAAACCAACACAGAAACGGAGTAAGAAACGTAAAGCCAGAACTTACGATGACGATGGGGATGGTATCATCAAAGCCGGGGACTCGAGCTCAGATGAATCAGATGAATTCACCCCTATCGCCACTCAGACGAAATCGGGAAGACAGATTCATCGACCCTCCGTTTTTGCCCACCAGCAAGGTACTGCACAGAGCTCCGCACCTGGAGCTACAGGGGTTACCACTAAAGTGTCCGGGCGAGAAAGCCCTCCccggaagaagaaaaaggtgCGCAAGGGGAAAGAGGCGAATATTACCTGCGAACACTGCCAAAGAGGCCATAGCCCGTCGGGAAATCCGATCGTCTTCTGTGACGATTGTAATGGGGGTTGGCATCGGTTCTGCCATGACCCTCCAATCGAGGTGGAAGTGGTCAACGTGAAGGAGTCACAATGGTTTTGTAGAGCTTGCAGACCTGTCAAAGCTCCCTCACCTATCACTCCGGTGGCCAGTACTATGCAGAGTAAGCCAGTCGCGACCGCAACCGTCTACGATACCAAATTTTTGGAGTCAGAGAACCTAGTTGGTGGTTCGAAGTTCACTCGGGGAGAAAAATTGGGATATCTCGCTAGGCTCTCTCATGCTGCTCTTGTCAACCTGCTCATTCGAATTTCCGATGAAAGTCCTGAGTTACCGATTTTTCCTGCCAATGTAAAGGATTTACGCCCATCTCTTTTCATAGCACCGTCTATCGCAAATCCATCGGCCACAACAATTAAATCATCCCTCCAGGACACCACAACACAAACAACCCCGTTATCATCCGTTGGTACCTCCATCACCTCCCAGCTTTCCTCGGAACCTCCGAATCAACTCCAATCCTCCACACCGCCAACCTCTGATCCTGATCATCCTCATGCGTCAACAGCACATAACGAGGGCGACCACTCTGAAGACGAATTTGTCTCCGAACACCGACTTTATCCAAAACCAGGAAACGGGTTCCTTCTACCTCCCGACCCAGTCGACCTAGATATGCTACTTGAGGATCCGGATTGTCCAACATTTAGTCATGCACTACATGGTCCGGCGAAGATGAGGACTGAAGGTGCCGAACATGGGGCTCCTATGGGTGTTGTGTGA
- a CDS encoding uncharacterized protein (EggNog:ENOG410PGXZ~COG:I~BUSCO:6373at33183): protein MRGFVALRSFARRASPVVWNDGVSLVLRRSYSTPVHSADTLPLAGIRVVDMTRVLAGPYCTQILGDLGAEVIKIEHPVRGDDTRAWGPPFAKYKEGTKDGPGESAYYLAVNRNKKSLGLSFAHKQGTEILHKLIKDADVLVENYIPGSLKKYKLDYETLSALNPRLIYASITGYGQTGPYSNRAGYDVMVEAEMGLMHITGERDGPPVKVGVAVTDLTTGLYTSNAIMAALLARMKTGRGQHIDSALSDCQVATLSNLASSALISGQKDSGRWGTAHPSIVPYRGYKTKDGDILLGGGNDKLFGILCERLGHPEWATDSRFVTNGLRVKNREAIDRLIEEIVKQKTTQEWLEIFEGSGMPYSAVNDIQGTLNHAHVRARGMVQEVEHPICGPMKLVNTPVKYSHATPGIRTPPPTLGQHTDEVLQDLGFSTDNIDQLRRDGVVS from the exons ATGAGGGGATTTGTCGCATTGCGGAGCTTTGCCAGAAGGGCTAGCCCTGTTGTCTGGAATGATGGTGTGTCATTGGTATTGAGACGGAGCTATTCGACGCCAGTACACTCAGCGGATACATTGCCGCTGGCCGGTATACGCGTGGTGGACATGACTCGAGTGCTTGCAGGC CCATATTGCACACAGATTCTCGGCGATTTAGG CGCAGAAGTGATCAAGATTGAGCACCCCGTTCGTGGAGACGATACCCGAGCATGGGGCCCTCCGTTCGCAAAATACAAGGAGGGCACGAAGGATGGCCCCGGAGAGAGTGCGTACTATTTGGCG GTGAACCGGAATAAAAAGTCACTTGGCCTTTCCTTCGCACATAAACAGGGAACTGAAATCCTACACAAACTCATCAAAGATGCGGATGTGCTGGTTGAAAATTACATACCTGGCTCCCTGAAGAAATATAAATTAGACTATGAAACTTTGAGTGCCTTGAATCCCCGATTGATATATGCTAGTATCACTGGGTATGGGCAGACAGGGCCCTACAGCAACAGAGCAGGTTACGATGTTATGGTCGAGGCCGAGATGGGTTTGATGCATATTACCGGTGAAAGGGATGGACCTCCGGTGAAAGTTGGTGTTGCCGTGACTGATTTAACTACCGGATTGTATACTTCGAATGCCATCATGGCCGCACTCCTAGCACGAATGAAAACGGGCAGGGGCCAGCATATCGATTCCGCCCTGAGTGATTGCCAGGTGGCCACCCTTTCAAATCTTGCCAGTTCAGCTTTGATTAGCGGCCAGAAGGATTCAGGAAGATGGGGAACCGCTCACC CATCCATTGTTCCTTATCGCGGATATAAAACCAAGGATGGTGACATCCTTCTTGGTGGTGGCAATGACAAGCTCTTTGGTATTCTCTGTGAACGGCTAGGCCACCCCGAATGGGCAACAGATTCCCGATTCGTTACCAATGGCCTCCGCGTGAAAAATCGGGAAGCGATTGATCGTCTTATCGAGGAGATAGTCAAACAGAAGACGACACAGGAGTGGCTAGAGATCTTTGAAGGTAGCGGCATGCCATATTCGGCTGTGAACGATATTCAAGGAACTCTGAACCACGCTCATG TTCGAGCTCGCGGAATGGTGCAGGAAGTCGAGCATCCTATCTGCGGCCCTATGAAGCTTGTGAATACCCCGGTTAAATATTCCCATGCGACGCCCGGCATCCGAACTCCGCCTCCAACACTTGGACAACACACTGATGAAGTTCTGCAAGATTTGGGTTTCAGCACTGATAATATAGATCAGTTGCGGCGCGATGGGGTTGTCTCATGA
- the RIB5 gene encoding Riboflavin synthase alpha chain (BUSCO:399413at4751~EggNog:ENOG410PHUK~COG:H~BUSCO:12602at33183) — MFTGLVETVGVVTALEPQDDTASGGGGTSLTISDCAEILTDAQLGDSICVNGACLTITTFDSSSFKVGVAPETLRRTNLGSLTSGSRVNLERSVTASTRMGGHFVQGHVDTTATILSVTPDGNSLVFRLQPKENGVLRYIVEKGFIALDGASLTITKVADGENGWFEIMLIAYTQEKIVTAKKKPGDLVNVEIDMVGKYVEKSVEAYFQGQTGGDAGALEKLVGRLVEEKLRGNAAA; from the exons ATGTTTACTGGATTGGTTGAGACCGTTGGTG TCGTCACGGCCCTTGAGCCCCAGGATGACACTGccagcggcggcggcggaaCCTCCCTCACTATTTCAGACTGCGCAGAGATACTCACAGATGCCCAACTAGGGGATAGTATATGTGTCAATG GAGCATGTCTAACGATAACCACCTTCGACAGTTCTTCCTTCAAAGTTGGCGTCGCACCAGAGACACTTCGCCGCACAAATCTCGGCTCTCTAACATCAGGGTCGCGGGTAAACCTTGAGCGGTCGGTGACTGCGTCGACACGTATGGGCGGCCACTTCGTGCAGGGCCACGTCGACACCACAGCGACTATCCTCTCTGTGACCCCGGATGGAAACTCCCTTGTGTTCAGACTTCAACCCAAGGAAAATGGAGTGCTTCGCTACATCGTGGAGAAAGGCTTCATCGCCCTAGACGGCGCGAGTCTAACCATTACGAAAGTAGCTGACGGAGAAAATGGATGGTTTGAAATCATGCTCATTGCATACACTCAAGAAAAGATTGTCACTGCGAAGAAGAAGCCGGGGGATCTGGTGAATGTTGAAATTGATATGGTTGGAAAGTATGTGGAGAAGAGCGTCGAAGCATATTTCCAAGGCCAAACTGGCGGGGATGCAGGGGCGCTGGAGAAATTGGTTGGGAGACTCGTTGAAGAAAAACTTCGAGGCAATGCAGCCGCCTGA
- a CDS encoding uncharacterized protein (EggNog:ENOG410PFZF~COG:J~BUSCO:8885at33183), whose translation MAKRRTKTRTHIKPAPQGGTSNLKNGAASMNRSPKSMVIRMGAGEVGPSVSQLVKDVRSMMEPDTASRLKERRGNKLKDYTVMTGPLGVTHLLLFSKSSTGNTNLRIALTPRGPTLHFRVESYSLCKDVTKAQKHPRVSSKSHMSPPLLVMNNFMTSESEEDTSSKKIPKHLESLTTTVFQSLFPPISPQATPLSSIRRIMLLNRELPSASNGIDQDSYVLDLRHYAITTKRLDISKRIRRLDPREQRRKDKKDRTVPNLGKLNDVAEYLLDPSAAGYTSASETELDTDAEVEVMESTTRKVLNKKELQRMKAGEKKSKTIPSPNVEKRAVKLVELGPRMRLKLMKVEEGLCGGRVMWHALVNKTQAEADKLEETWEQRRKEKELRRQIQKENVEKKKKAKANDGQAADAEDKMDEDGDSEMWDSEDFSEHEAHDDED comes from the exons ATGGCCAAAAGACGCACCAAGACGCGTACCCATATCAAACCAGCTCCGCAGGGCGGGACTTCCAATCTGAAAAATGGGGCTGCTTCGATGAATCGGTCCCCAAAGAGCATGGTGATCCGCATGGGTGCCGGAGAGGTTGGCCCAAGTGTGAGCCAGCTTGTTAAGGATGTGCGGTCAATGATGGAGCCAGATACAGCATCGCGGTTAAAG GAGCGGAGGGGGAACAAATTGAAGGATTACACTGTCATGACTGGCCCTCTAGGTGTTACTCATTTACTTTTATTCTCTAAGTCGTCCACCGGGAACACAAACCTCCGGATAGCCCTCACACCGCGTGGCCCTACATTGCATTTTCGAGTCGAGAGTTACTCCCTATGCAAAGATGTTACCAAAGCACAAAAACATCCAAGAGTCTCCAGCAAGAGCCATATGAGCCCTCCGCTACTTGTGATGAACAATTTTATGACATCCGAATCCGAGGAAGATACCAGCTCCAAGAAGATACCCAAACATCTAGAATCGCTTACGACCACGGTTTTCCAATCCCTTTTCCCTCCAATCTCTCCTCAAGCCACACCTTTATCCTCAATCCGCCGTATAATGCTTCTCAACAGAGAGCTGCCATCTGCATCCAATGGCATAGACCAGGATTCGTACGTGTTGGACCTGCGACACTATGCCATTACCACCAAACGACTTGATATATCAAAACGAATACGGCGGCTAGATCCTCGAGAACAGCGGCGAAAAGACAAGAAGGACAGGACTGTACCGAACCTAGGTAAACTCAATGATGTGGCAGAGTATTTGCTTGATCCCTCTGCCGCCGGCTATACCTCCGCGAGTGAAACTGAACTCGACACTGACGCCGAGGTTGAGGTGATGGAAAGTACCACAAGAAAGGTATTGAATAAAAAGGAGCTGCAACGTATGAAGGCCGGAGAGAAAAAGTCCAAAACCATACCGTCACCGAACGTCGAAAAAAGAGCGGTGAAGTTGGTGGAGCTGGGACCTCGGATGAGACTTAAGCTGATGAAGGTGGAGGAAGGGCTGTGCGGAGGTAGAGTTATGTGGCATGCTCTTGTGAACAAAACCCAAGCCGAAGCGGATAAATTAGAAGAGACTTGGGAGCAAAGACGCAAAGAGAAGGAGCTTCGGAGGCAAATACAAAAGGAAAACGtcgagaagaagaaaaaggcaAAGGCCAATGATGGCCAAGCTGCCGATGCCGAAGATAAAATGGACGAAGACGGAGACAGCGAGATGTGGGATAGTGAAGACTTCAGCGAGCATGAGGCACACGATGATGAAGATTGA
- the RRP3 gene encoding ribosomal RNA processing protein (EggNog:ENOG410PF8V~COG:A~BUSCO:7516at33183), protein MPSMKRRKLSHTPPQGEAEDGFSDSETSPASLEETPGNDEKIEATTTKSFKDLGIIDSLCEACDSLGYKAPTQIQAESIPLALQGRDLIGLAETGSGKTAAFALPILQALMDKPQSMFGLVLAPTRELAYQISQQFEALGSLISVRCAVIVGGMDMVSQAIALGKKPHIIVATPGRLLDHLENTKGFSLRSLKYLVMDEADRLLDLDFGPILDKILKVLPKERRTYLFSATMSSKVESLQRASLSNPLRVSVSSNKYQTVSTLLQNCLIIPHKHKDIYLIYLLNEFPGQSVIVFTRTVNETQRLANLLRALGFGAIPLHGQLSQSARLGALGKFRSRSRNILVATDVAARGLDIPSVDLVLNYDLPSDSKTYIHRVGRTARAGKSGRAFSLVTQYDVEIWQRIEAALGKELDEYKVEKEEVMVLSDRVGEAQRHAITEMKELHENRGKKGATLRNRRLGKGAKRSRDEMDREEG, encoded by the exons ATGCCGTCCATGAAAAGGAGAAAGCTGTCGCACACCCCTCCGCAGGGCGAGGCAGAAGATGGCTTCTCAGATTCAGAGACATCGCCGGCTTCTCTGGAGGAAACCCCCGGCAATGACGAGAAAATTGAGGCTACGACCACAAAGTCATTCAAGGATCTCGGGATCATTGATTCTCTATGCGAGGCATGCGATTCGCTAGGTTATAAGGCTCCAACCCAAATCCAGGCTGAGTCGATTCCTCTTGCATTGCAAGGGCGTGATTTAATCGGTTTAGCGGAAACTGGGAGCGGGAAAACGGCCGCATTTGCTCTGCCAATTTTACAAG CTCTTATGGACAAACCGCAATCAATGTTTGGCTTGGTCCTAGCTCCAACTCGCGAGCTCGCTTACCAGATATCCCAGCAATTTGAAGCGCTTGGTTCCCTTATTTCCGTCCGTTGCGCCGTGATAGTCGGAGGAATGGATATGGTGTCCCAAGCTATCGCCCTTGGAAAGAAACCTCACATCATTGTTGCGACTCCGGGACGTCTATTGGACCACTTGGAAAACACAAAGGGCTTTTCACTCCGCAGCCTGAAATACCTTGTTATGGACGAGGCTGATCGACTTCTGGACCTTGACTTTGGCCCAATCCTCGATAAGATCCTAAAAGTGCTCCCAAAGGAGCGCCGCACATATCTCTTCTCAGCAACAATGAGTTCAAAAGTTGAATCCCTCCAGCGCGCGTCCCTCTCAAATCCGCTCCGAGTCTCCGTTTCGTCCAATAAATATCAAACCGTCTCAACCCTCCTCCAGAACTGCCTCATTATACCTCACAAACACAAGGATATTTACCTTATATACCTTCTCAACGAATTTCCCGGCCAGTCGGTCATCGTCTTCACCCGTACAGTTAATGAAACCCAGCGTCTCGCCAACTTACTCCGTGCCCTCGGGTTTGGCGCAATACCCCTCCATGGCCAACTCTCACAATCAGCCCGCCTAGGTGCGCTAGGCAAATTCCGTTCCCGCAGTCGAAATATCCTCGTGGCCACTGACGTTGCCGCCCGAGGTCTTGATATTCCATCTGTGGATTTAGTTCTTAACTACGATCTACCTTCTGATAGCAAAACGTACATCCACCGTGTGGGGCGTACGGCACGTGCAGGCAAAAGTGGACGTGCATTTAGCCTTGTAACGCAATACGACGTTGAAATATGGCAACGCATCGAAGCTGCACTAGGCAAAGAATTGGACGAATATAAAGTGGAGAAGGAAGAAGTGATGGTGTTAAGTGATAGAGTAGGCGAGGCCCAGCGTCATGCAATTACGGAGATGAAAGAATTACATGAGAATAGAGGTAAAAAGGGTGCCACTTTAAGGAATAGGAGGCTAGGGAAGGGTGCAAAGAGGAGTCGGGATGAGATGGATCGTGAGGAAGGATGA
- the PCM1 gene encoding Phosphoacetylglucosamine Mutase (BUSCO:326649at4751~EggNog:ENOG410PHNA~COG:G~BUSCO:4649at33183), which yields MASVDTKKAIVDAASVYTKPEGKVFEYGTAGFRMKSELLNTVVFAVGLLAGLRSRKLKSQTIGVMITASHNPACDNGVKLIDPMGEMLDAEWESYATKVANTPLGELGDVYEELIKEIEINMDNPARVVFARDTRASGSRLVGVLTAAFNATGVEYTDFKYLTTPQLHYIVRCKNTLGTPYEYGEPTEQGYYEKISKAFKTVMRGRTTNGPVTVDCANGVGGPKLREMIKYLPSAKEGGVDIHVVNDNVINPDSLNYECGADYVKTRQRAPPSSKAAVHDRCASLDGDADRIVYYYLDTGNIFKLLDGDRIATLAASFIGELARNAGIANKLRIGVVQTAYANGASTQYVEKVLKLPVICTPTGVKHLHHAAMRFDVGVYFEANGHGTITFSEQALKIIKTTEPQSPAQQYALQSLIALTELINQAVGDAISDLLLVEVILAHKCWTPKEWISTYTDLPNRLVRIEVADRSIFKAVDAERKLESPPGLQQRIDALQSRYNRGRSFARASGTEDAVRVYAEAASRSEADDLATRVAAAVQEAGKP from the exons ATGGCCTCCGTGGATACGAAGAAGGCCATCGTTGATGCCGCCTCGGTTTATACAAAGCCGGAGGGCAAGGTATTCGAATATGGAACTGCTGGG TTTCGAATGAAATC AGAGCTGCTCAATACTGTTGTGTTTGCCGTTGGCCTTTTGGCAGGGCTGCGCTCCAGAAAACTCAAGAGCCAAACCATTGGTGTGATGATCACCGCGAGTCATAATCCGGCGTGTGACAATGGCGTAAAGCTTATTGACCCAATG GGTGAAATGCTTGAT GCGGAATGGGAGTCTTATGCGACGAAAGTGGCAAACACACCGCTTGGGGAGCTCGGGGACGTGTATGAGGAGCTCATCAAGGAGATCGAAATAAATATGGACAACCCTGCTCGGGTGGTGTTCGCTCGTGACACCCGTGCCTCCGGGTCCCGGCTCGTCGGCGTTCTTACCGCTGCATTCAATGCCACCGGCGTTGAATACACCGACTTCAAGTATTTGACAACCCCGCAGCTCCATTATATTGTCCGTTGCAAGAACACTCTTGGCACTCCTTATGAATATGGCGAACCCACTGAGCAAGGTTATTACGAAAAGATCAGCAAGGCATTCAAGACTGTCATGAGAGGCCGAACAACCAATGGCCCGGTCACCGTGGATTGTGCCAATGGCGTTGGGGGGCCAAAGCTGAGAGAAATGATCAAGTATTTGCCAAGCGCCAAAGAAGGCGGCGTGGACATCCACGTTGTCAACGACAATGTTATCAATCCGGATAGTTTAAATTATGAG TGCGGAGCGGACTATGTGAAAACTAGGCAGCGAGCCCCGCCCTCGTCAAAAGCTGCAGTACACGACCGTTGCGCTTCCCTGGATGGAGATGCGGACCGGATCGTCTACTATTACCTCGATACGGGAAATATCTTCAAACTTCTTGACGGAGATCGTATTGCAACTCTAGCTGCTTCGTTCATCGGAGAACTTGCACGTAACGCTGGCATCGCGAACAAGCTTAGAATTGGTGTTGTTCAGACCGCCTACGCCAACGGGGCAAGCACTCAATACGTTGAAAAGGTTCTTAAACTTCCAGTTATCTGCACCCCAACCGGCGTCAAGCACCTTCATCATGCTGCCATGAGGTTTGATGTTGGCGTTTATTTCGAAGCAAATGGGCATGGGACTATTACCTTTTCGGAGCAGGCCCTGAAGATCATCAAGACAACTGAGCCCCAGTCGCCAGCCCAGCAGTATGCTTTACAGAGCCTTATTGCTCTGACGGAACTCATTAACCAAGCGGTTGGAGATGCGATTTCGGATTTGCTCTTGGTTGAAGTCATCCTTGCTCATAAATGCTGGACCCCAAAGGAATGGATATCGACATACACTGATCTACCCAACCGTCTTGTTCGGATTGAAGTGGCAGATCGGTCGATTTTCAAAGCGGTGGATGCGGAACGCAAGCTGGAATCTCCTCCTGGACTTCAGCAGCGTATCGATGCTCTTCAGTCACGCTACAACAGAGGTAGAAGCTTCGCTCGTGCTAGCGGAACAGAAGACGCGGTTCGTGTTTACGCCGAAGCTGCAAGCAGATCTGAGGCAGATGATTTAGCTACTCGTGTTGCTGCTGCGGTTCAGGAAGCTGGTAAACCGTAA
- a CDS encoding uncharacterized protein (SECRETED:SignalP(1-31)~EggNog:ENOG410PID0~COG:S~TransMembrane:7 (n15-26c31/32o109-127i148-167o179-198i210-231o237-258i270-290o302-321i)~BUSCO:9266at33183) yields MKLSGKNLHLPRISWFLAFYLWVIFIQAAQASLGDRLPDFKECVQVCKVENCEKGQLSLPIHLRLFLWDCPSECDYTCQHVITNKRVSRDPPMLQPVLQFHGKWPFRRILGIQEFFSVFFSLLNFLAHRQGMGRVRESIPESYPLRKYYLAFGYFGLASWIFSMIFHTRDFPLTEKLDYFAAGASVLYGLYLAIVRIFRLDQVRPRLKPTLLRWWTILCCGLYLAHVSYLSFWTWDYSYNMTANVAVGITQNLLWTWFSISRYRKYMKGWTAWPGMIVAWLILAMSLELLDFPPAWGLVDAHSLWHLGTVVPTIWWYTFLVKDAQDDLMGQRLKA; encoded by the exons ATGAAGCTGAGCGGGAAGAACCTCCATTTGCCGCGCATATCGTGGTTCCTAGCATTCTACCTATGGGTAATTTTTATACAAGCTGCCCAGGCGTCGCTCGGTGACCGACTGCCAGACTTTAAAGAATGCGTCCAG GTTTGCAAAGTAGAGAACTGCGAAAAGGGACAGCTGTCATTGC CGATACACTTGCGACTTTTCCTTTGGGATTGCCCGTCCGAGTGCGATTATACCTGCCAGCATGTCATCACTAACAAGCGGGTCTCCCGTGACCCTCCAATGCTTCAGCCTGTGCTCCAGTTCCATGGTAAATGGCCGTTTCGCCGTATTTTGGGGATCCAGGAGTTCTTTTCCGTTTTCTTTTCGCTGCTGAACTTTCTGGCTCACCGGCAGGGCATGGGAAGGGTTCGCGAATCGATACCCGAATCATATCCCCTGCGAAAATACTACTTGGCGTTTGGATATTTCGGGCTTGCGAGCTGGATCTTTAGCATGATATTTCATACTCGAGACTTCCCATTGACGGAGAAGCTCGACTATTTCGCGGCTGGAGCTAGTGTACTATACGGTTTATACCTCGCCATTGTCCGGATATTTCGCCTCGACCAAGTCCGTCCGCGTCTTAAACCCACGTTGCTGCGTTGGTGGACAATACTCTGCTGTGGGCTCTACTTGGCTCATGTGTCATATCTGAGCTTTTGGACCTGGGATTACTCCTACAACATGACGGCGAATGTAGCAGTTGGTATCACACAGAATTTGCTCTGGACATGGTTTAGTATTTCTCGATACAGAAAGTACATGAAAGGGTGGACTGCGTGGCCGGGAATGATAGTCGCATGGCTGATCCTCGCTATGAGTCTGGAACTTCTTGATTTTCCTCCGGCGTGGGGATTGGTTGACGCCCACAGCCTATGGCATCTAGGGACCGTTGTTCCTACCATTTGGTGGTACAC GTTCCTCGTCAAAGACGCGCAAGACGATCTTATGGGACAAAGGCTCAAAGCATAG
- the RMT1_1 gene encoding type I protein arginine N-methyltransferase Rmt1 (EggNog:ENOG410PH9Q~COG:K,O,T~BUSCO:8466at33183), whose protein sequence is MNGAQKATAAAEMTSSADRMVGMDHAEVRYFTSYDHHGIHEEMLKDEVRTRSYRDAIYQNRHIFKDKVVLDVGCGTGILSMFAVRAGAKHVIGVDMSSIIEKARQIVEINGMSNKITLLQGKMEEVVLPFPKVDIIISEWMGYFLLYESMLDTVLYARDNYLVPGGKIFPDKATMYLAGIEDGEYKDEKIGFWDNVYGFDYSPMKEIALAEPLVDTVELKALVTDPCPIITFDLYTVTPADLAFKVPFNLTAKRNDFIHALIAWFDIDFTACHKQIRFSTGPHAKYTHWKQTVFYINEVITIEENECVTGYLSNRPNDKNKRDLDIQISYRFETPDENRYTQGSCEYKMC, encoded by the exons ATGAACGGAGCTCAGAAAGCGACGGCGGCAGCAGAGATGACTTCCAGTGCTGACAGAATGGTTGGAATGGATCACGCTGAAGTACGCTATTTCACTAG CTATGATCATCATG GAATTCATGAGGAGATGCTT AAAGACGAGGTTCGAACCCGCTCATACCGCGACGCTATCTACCAGAACAGACATATCTTTAAGGACAAGGTTGTCCTTGATGTCGGCTGCGGCACTGGTATCCTCAGCAT GTTTGCCGTCCGCGCTGGAGCTAAACACGTCATTGGTGTTGATATGTCCTCCATCATTGAGAAGGCCCGTCAAATTGTAGAAATTAACGGGATGAGCAACAAGATCACTCTTCTCCAGGGTAAAATGGAGGAGGTTGTTCTGCCATTCCCAAAGGTTGATATAATCATCTCAGAGTGGATGGGATACTTCTTGCTCTATGAGAGCATGCTGGATACCGTCCTCTATGCTCGTGATAATTATCTCGTTCCGGGTGGAAAGATTTTCCCTGATAAAGCCACCATGTACCTGGCTGGAATCGAAGATGGCGAGTATAAGGATGAGAAAATCGGCT TTTGGGACAATGTGTATGGTTTCGACTATTCGCCGATGAAAGAAATTGCGCTGGCCGAACCACTTGTCGACACCGTTGAGCTGAAGGCTCTTGTAACGGATCCTTGTCCCATCATAACCTTTGATTTATACACCGTTACTCCGGCGGATTTGGCTTTTAAGGTCCCTTTCAATCTCACTGCAAAGAGAAATGACTTCATTCATGCTCTCATTGCTTGGTTTGACATTGACTTCACAGCATGCCATAAGCAAATTCGATTCTCGACTGGCCCACATGCGAAGTACACTCACTGGAAACAGACCGTTTTCTACATTAACGAAGTTATTACTATCGAAGAGAACGAGTGCGTGACCGGTTACCTTAGCAACCGACCGAATGACAAAAATAAGCGTGATCTTGATATCCAGATCTCGTACAGATTTGAGACACCAGATGAAAATCGCTATACGCAGGGTTCTTGTGAATATAAGAT GTGCTAA